In Synechocystis sp. PCC 6714, the following are encoded in one genomic region:
- the htpG gene encoding molecular chaperone HtpG: protein MAVLEKGNITIHTENIFPIIKKSLYTDHEIFLRELISNAVDAISKRKMAAFASDGSGEVPDPQITLVVDKVNKTLSITDNGIGMTADEVKKYINQVAFSSAEEFIEKFQKSANDLIGHFGLGFYSAFMVAKKVEIETLSYQEGAQAVHWSCDGSPEFELMDSDRQQVGTTVTLTLLDDEQEYLEAGRIRQLVKTYSDFMAVPIRFEGETLNKQRAIWKESPQNLTKEDYLEFYRYLYPFQEDPLLWVHLNTDYPFLLNGILYFPKLRPDVDVSKGQIKLFCNQVFVSDHCEEVIPEFLMPLRGVIDSPDIPLNVSRSALTNHRTVRRIADYIAKKVGDRLKSLYDENPAEYLKCWEDIGTFVKFGSLREDKFKQQVEDLLLYRTTYKAKAESAEPKVEVLTEDGDAWAETNQTDGVNPYEKEGYTSLKRYLERNKERHENRVFYCTDQATQATYVELYKNQGIEVLFMDSFIDTNYFIPFLEKEYSDVKFSRVDSELDQSLIEEDKASDIVDPTTNKSRSEQIKEIFEKALNNPNINIKTQSLKSDDPQSTPPAMVLLPEAMRRLQEMTAMMQQQAMAFPEQHVLAINTNHPLIQNILSLSQGSIVTGSGESPSAELAKSLCQHVYDLALMAQKGFDAEGMKGFIERSNAVLTRLTKQ, encoded by the coding sequence ATGGCAGTACTCGAAAAAGGCAATATCACGATCCACACCGAGAATATTTTCCCGATTATTAAAAAGTCTCTCTACACTGACCATGAAATTTTTCTGCGGGAATTGATCTCCAATGCTGTTGATGCCATTAGTAAACGAAAAATGGCCGCCTTTGCCAGTGATGGCTCTGGAGAAGTGCCGGATCCCCAAATTACGCTGGTGGTGGATAAGGTGAATAAGACCCTTTCCATTACGGATAATGGCATTGGCATGACCGCCGACGAGGTGAAAAAATACATCAACCAGGTGGCTTTTTCCAGTGCGGAGGAGTTCATTGAAAAATTTCAAAAGTCCGCCAATGATCTGATTGGTCACTTTGGTTTGGGTTTTTATTCCGCTTTTATGGTGGCTAAAAAAGTGGAAATTGAGACCCTTTCCTACCAAGAGGGGGCCCAGGCGGTACATTGGAGTTGCGACGGTTCGCCGGAATTTGAACTGATGGATTCCGATCGCCAACAGGTGGGAACTACGGTAACCCTAACTTTGTTGGATGATGAGCAAGAATATTTAGAAGCCGGCCGCATCCGTCAACTGGTGAAAACCTACTCTGACTTTATGGCGGTGCCTATCCGCTTTGAGGGGGAAACGTTAAATAAACAAAGGGCCATTTGGAAAGAATCGCCCCAAAATTTAACCAAAGAAGATTACTTAGAATTTTACCGCTATCTTTATCCTTTTCAGGAAGATCCTCTGCTATGGGTACATTTAAATACTGATTACCCATTTCTGCTTAATGGTATTCTCTATTTTCCCAAATTACGCCCCGATGTGGATGTATCCAAAGGGCAAATTAAACTGTTCTGTAACCAGGTTTTTGTCAGTGACCATTGCGAAGAAGTTATTCCCGAATTCCTGATGCCGCTCCGGGGAGTCATTGATAGTCCTGATATTCCCCTCAATGTGTCCCGCAGTGCCCTCACCAACCATCGCACCGTGCGCCGCATTGCCGATTACATTGCCAAAAAAGTTGGCGATCGCCTCAAATCTTTGTACGACGAAAATCCGGCGGAATATCTCAAATGTTGGGAAGACATTGGTACTTTTGTCAAATTTGGTTCCCTACGGGAAGATAAATTCAAACAACAAGTGGAGGATTTATTGCTCTACCGCACCACCTATAAAGCTAAGGCGGAAAGTGCGGAACCAAAAGTAGAAGTTCTGACCGAAGATGGCGACGCCTGGGCTGAAACCAACCAGACTGACGGGGTGAATCCTTACGAAAAAGAAGGTTACACCAGCCTAAAACGTTATCTAGAGCGCAATAAAGAACGCCACGAAAATCGGGTTTTCTATTGCACCGATCAAGCCACCCAAGCTACCTATGTGGAACTGTATAAGAACCAGGGCATTGAAGTCCTGTTTATGGATTCCTTCATTGACACTAATTACTTCATTCCCTTCTTGGAAAAAGAGTACAGTGACGTCAAATTTTCCCGGGTGGATTCGGAACTGGACCAAAGTTTGATTGAAGAAGACAAAGCCAGTGACATTGTGGACCCCACCACCAACAAATCCCGCAGTGAGCAAATCAAAGAAATCTTTGAAAAGGCTTTGAATAATCCCAACATAAACATTAAAACCCAATCCCTTAAATCCGACGATCCCCAGTCCACACCTCCAGCCATGGTGCTCCTACCGGAAGCCATGCGTCGCCTCCAGGAAATGACCGCCATGATGCAACAGCAGGCAATGGCTTTCCCAGAACAACATGTGTTAGCCATTAACACTAACCATCCCCTGATTCAAAATATTCTTTCCCTCAGCCAAGGCAGTATTGTCACGGGCAGCGGGGAATCCCCCTCAGCGGAATTGGCTAAATCCCTTTGTCAACACGTTTATGACCTGGCATTAATGGCCCAAAAAGGTTTTGATGCGGAGGGCATGAAGGGCTTTATTGAACGTTCTAATGCGGTATTAACCCGTTTGACCAAACAGTAA